CTGCTCAGCTGCTCCTGAACCTGAGATGCTATACAAGTCACTCACCAGAGAACCTCAAGCTGTACCTCAGAGAGCCCTATGTCTGTATGTCCCTGAAAGTTTTACCATGAGGATGGATGAGATGACGGGTGCAAAGTTGGTGCCCCACACACCCCTTGAATTCACTACTTCTTAACTCAGAGTACAGATCTAGGCCCTGGATCCACCCTGCATTGGGGGCCTAAGCAGATAATAAGGGTCTAGGCAGAGACCCAGAGGCATGCTCTGGAAATTGTTGTGACCCTGGAGCAGAAACACACTGCAACCTGTAGCAGGAGGGGCCGCAGTCCCTACACTGCTCCCCCCTTTTCTGACACATCTCAAAAGACATAACtaaagcttaaaaaacaaacaaacaaaaagtaaatatccttccttttccctctcccttctgtgAATTCTCACTGATCTCTATAATGAATGCTTTTaacctggcactgtgctaagacAAAGCAGAAAACATAAGTCTTGGCCTTTTCCAAGTTCAGATAAGTGACTGAGAAGGTTAAGAGGTGTCACCTAAGACCTGTACAGCCTTTGTATCTGAGCTCTGTGGAGATGGGCTCTACAAGACCTTGCCCCACGCCACTGCCCACTAGAGGCCTTGCACTTCCACCTCCCAAATGGTACAAGAATCATCTCTAAGGCCTCCATTCTCACTATTTCCTAACAGTGGGTAACTTCCTCTCCCCAAAGGAGGACCATGTTCTGCCTGTTTGATCTCTTCCCCAAACTTGAACTCTGAGCCCCACTTCTGTTCTTTTGCTGAGTAATCCAAAACCTGGGGACCGACTCCCCACATGTCTGAATAAAACATGTAGAGACACTACCAAGTCTGGGAAGAGAATCCAAACACAGGTTGAAGCTTTTAGAGATTACTTCGCAAAGTAGAGTGAGTCTCACTGTGAACTCGGCAGAAAAGGAGCAATATGTTTAACGCCCAGCTCACGAAAGTGGGCTTAGGACCTGTACAAACACGCTTCCATCCAACCCCCGGGTTTTGATTAGAAgcagagggtgggagtgaggcccCAAATTACCGACACTTGAACCCCAGAAATACCACACTTTCCCCAGCAGAAACGGGGCGTGACCGACCGAGACGGCGATTTCCCTCCGGTGCCGGAGAGCCACGCGGGGCGGGGCCCTTTCCGGCGGGGGTGAGGAGGTCAGACCTGCGCGCGGCTCTCTGCTGCCTGAAGGCCAGCCCCCGCGCGCTCAAGCCCGACGAATCCTGAGCGTCCCCTAGTGACTCCGCCAGGCCTAACACCCCCCCACCCGGGACAGATTACAGTTCTGGGCCAACGTCGAGTACGAAGACGCCCTAGAAGAGCCCGACCCTACGGGAGGACACGTGGCTGCCTCCAAGGAGCGAAACTGGGCGTCCTGGCCGCGCCCAAGAACGCAGCGGCAAGCTCGCCAGGCCAGAGAATCCGACTGACCAAACTCAAAAAGATCTTCACACCCCGGAAGGCGGCCAGCAAGCAGGGGGCCAGGCCGGATACCTAGGCTTTCTTTAGCCTATCTGTTGGAGCCCAACGCTGTGCCCACTCTAACAGCCTCTTCTCCCGGGGTACGCGAGGGTCCGCCGCGAGAGCACGGACAAGTGGCACAGCTTCTTCCAAGTGCAGTTGTGGGTGGCTCTGAAAAGAGCCTTTGGATATGATGGAACCTCGAGCCGAACACACACTTCTTAAGCCCGCTCCCCGCGGATGCGGCGGGCCAGCTGGATGTCTTTGGGCATGATGGTCACGCGCTTGGCGTGGATAGCACAAAGGTTCGTGTCTTCAAACAGCCCTACCAGGTAGGCCTCGCTCGCCTCCTGCAGCGCCATCACGGCCGAGCTCTGGAAGCGCAGGTCGGTCTTGAAGTCCTGCGCGATCTCGCGCACTAGCCGCTGGAAGGGCAGCTTGCGGATCAGCAGCTCGGTCGACTTCTGGTAGCGCCGGATCTCCCGCAGGGCCACGGTGCCCGGCCGGTAGCGGTGCGGCTTCTTGACGCCGCCGGTGGCCGGCGCGCTCTTGCGGGCCGCCTTGGTGGCCAGCTGCTTCCGCGGGGCCTTGCCACCGGTCGACTTGCGGGCGGTCTGCTTTGTACGGGCCATAGCGAACCGAGACACAAGCTCAGCAGCGCAGCGATACGCAAGGACAGGAACCGGGCTCCAGCCCGCCGCAGCGGTCTTTATAGGCACAGTCTCTTCCCGATTGGGCGGGACAATAATTGAAAGTCCCGCGCTGGCTGTCCATTGGTTGTGACGTCATCGGCCCCAGCGCCACTGATTGGCTTGGGCAGAATCCCCCCCCTACCCCGTCCACCCGCCTCCCTTTCTACTTTCCAGTTTGCCAACAGTTTTCCCtgccttgtttttcctttctttcagggTGAGAGTTAGTTTTGAGCGCAACTGTGTCAGAACGTTCCTCCTCAGCCCTTCGCTCCCTTGGAACGCGCTACCCGCGAAACCCTCTTTCTACGCTTTCTAGCTCCCGAATTGAACCTCAACCTTCTGTTTGGCCCCGCCGCCCCCGGAACGCCTTGTTGCCTTCTCAGAGCCCCCTAGCTTAGTTGGCATGACGGATcgttggggggttttttgttttgttttgtttccgcCTTTCGGTGCTTTTCGGATCGGAAAGTTATGTGCGGCCCCCTCCGGGCGCAAGATTCCGCCTCCGAAACCCGAAGTAGGGACCTGTATCTCCGCCGCGAAGgcgcctttttttccccccctttgaCACAGTCGACTCACTTAAGCCAAACCCCAGGTCCGCCACACTCCCGAAAACTGTCCGCTCCCCTAACCGACTGGGGTGAACGGGgcgtgtacgtgtgtgtgagAGGTAACGTCCTCTTGGTACTAGACCTCAAGTGTTCAGCAGAGGCCTGGGGAACAACTATACTATAGAGTTGCTCACTAGGCATCCGACTCCGAGTTAAGGCATCGCGGGTCGCCTGACGGAGCACTTAAGAACTGAGTCGACCCTGGCGCCCAAGAGGCTTGCTACCTTCACCTGAGTTAACCTCCCGGATTTACAACCCGTCGCCAcccacgcacgcacgcacgcacaccaCCAGTAGGGTACTCAAAGATTCCAGAGAATGGGCGAATGGCACTCCCTCCCCCTCTGTACCCCTGGGCCGCACGTCTACTACTGAGAAAGCTGAAATTGAGCAAGCTAGGTGTTGGAACAACTCTTCTTATTTGAAAACGTGGGTGGCTCTGAAAAGAGCCTTTGATTTCACAGGTGCCCCTTCAGGTAGAGGGCTTGGGAGGGCTTCCGGAGACCGGCCTCACTTGCCTTTCGCCTTGTGGTGGCTCTCCGTCTTCTTGGGGAGCAACACGGCCTGAATGTTCGGCAAAACGCCGCCCTGGGCGATGGTAACTTTGCCCAACAGCTTGTTCAGCTCCTCGTCATTACGAATGGCCAACTGCAGGTGACGAGGAATGATGCGCGTCTTCTTGTTGTCTCGGGCCGCGTTGCCCGCCAGCTCCAGGATTTCGGCGGTCAGGTACTCGAGGACTGCCGCCATGTACACCGGCGCGCCGGCTCCCACCCGCTCGGCGTAGTTGCCTTTACGCAGCAGGCGGTGCACTCGCCCCACCGGGAACTGCAGACCTGCGCGGGACGACCGCGACTTGGCCTTGGCACGAGTCTTGCCTCCTTGTTTGCCACGACCAGACATGATCAGTCACTAGCACTACAAAATACTCCCGCTTAACGGCTAACAAATTCGCTCTCAACAGCGGCGCTTCACCCTTTTATAGGCAGAACGGCGATTGTCTACGGAGCAATTTGATTGGCTAAAACACATCTTTGTCCTGATGACCAATAGGATTGCTCAACCAGAATCCGCTCATTTACATAACCTCGTCCCCCTCGCAAGAGAGCCGCTGAAAACTCGCGAATCGCAACGCGGCGTAATCCGAACCTTAATTTGCGTACAGCCTCTATAAGTACCGAGTCGTTTCCGGCAACCTCGGTGCAGCTGCTGTGTTTGCGTTCGTGGTGGTCTCTGCAGCTCGTGCTTGCCGTTATGCCTGAGCCGGCAAAATCCGCCCCGGCGTCCAAGAAGGGCTCGAAGAAAGCTGTCACCAAAGCCCAGAAGAAGGACGGCAGGAAGCGCAAGCGCAGCCGCAAGGAG
The genomic region above belongs to Phocoena sinus isolate mPhoSin1 chromosome 1, mPhoSin1.pri, whole genome shotgun sequence and contains:
- the LOC116763059 gene encoding uncharacterized protein LOC116763059 — translated: MARTKQTARKSTGGKAPRKQLATKAARKSAPATGGVKKPHRYRPGTVALREIRRYQKSTELLIRKLPFQRLVREIAQDFKTDLRFQSSAVMALQEASEAYLVGLFEDTNLCAIHAKRVTIMPKDIQLARRIRGERAKESLGIRPGPLLAGRLPGCEDLFEFGQSDSLAWRACRCVLGRGQDAQFRSLEAATCPPVGSGSSRASSYSTLAQNCSREPRAGLTSSPPPERAPPRVALRHRREIAVSVGHAPFLLGKVWYFWGSSVDIMARTKQTARKSTGGKAPRKQLATKAARKSAPATGGVKKPHRYRPGTVALREIRRYQKSTELLIRKLPFQRLVREIAQDFKTDLRFQSSAVMALQEASEAYLVGLFEDTNLCAIHAKRVTIMPKDIQLARRIRGERA
- the LOC116754757 gene encoding histone H2A type 2-A → MSGRGKQGGKTRAKAKSRSSRAGLQFPVGRVHRLLRKGNYAERVGAGAPVYMAAVLEYLTAEILELAGNAARDNKKTRIIPRHLQLAIRNDEELNKLLGKVTIAQGGVLPNIQAVLLPKKTESHHKAKGK